The Candidatus Limnocylindrales bacterium region ACGAAGTCGAGCTCAGCGACCCGCGCCTCGCGAAAATCGTCAAGGGTTGCCAGGACATTCCCGGCCAGGATCTGTTCCAGTATTACGACGACGACGGCGAGCGCCGCGACGTGACGTCACGCGATGTGAACGACTACCTGCACCAGGCCGCAGGCGGCGCGGACTACAGCGCGCGCGATTTCCGCACGTGGACGGGAACCGTGCTCGCGATGACCGAGCTCCAGCAGCGGCAGTGCGACGGAGCAGGCGAGATCAAGCGGAACCTCAGCGACGGCGTGCGCGCGGTGGCGTCCAGGCTCGGAAACACGCCCGCGGTCTGCCGCCGCTGCTACATTCATCCGTACGTCATCCAGAGGTACACCGACGGCAAGCTTCCCGGCGCAAACTCGCGCGCAAGCTCACGGCTCGCCGCAGCCACGAGGGCGCGGGCGACTTCGCTCAGCCCGCTCGAGAAGGCGACGGTGTCGTTCCTGCAGTGCTGCCGGCGTGAAGAAAAAGCCGGACGCAGGGCGGCCACGTCAAAGCGCGCGCGCAAAGCGTCGCGCGCCTGACTGGACCGCACCGTGTGCTGACCTCGACGACCTCGGCCGCCGACCCCGAAGCACACGGTGCGCATCGGTCTCAACGGCTGTGCTCGACGTCCGCCGGGATGCCGTGCTGACCTTTGATGTTCGTCTGCGGCTCGTTGTCATCGAACTTCGCGCGGCGCCCGCCTTTGCGCGCGGGATGTTTGTCGTCGCGGTCGCGGGCAAATCCCTGGTCTTCGCTTCCGCCGCCGCCTTGCCGCGTCGACGACTCGTCTTCGCGTGCGAACGGCGCATCGCCGCGACGCGCGCACTGCGCGTCCGGATCGCTGCCGGCGCCCGCTCCGCCGAGTCCTGTCTGCGGCGTTTCGCCGTATTCGTATTCCTGCCCGGATTGGTGCGGGTGCCTCTCCCGTTTGTCGAGCGGAATTTTGGTGGTGCTGGTATGTCTGGAATCGCATTTCGACATGGCAATCTCCTTGCCCGCGATGCGGGTCACTCGTGAACGCGACCCCGGCCCGCGCACCATTATTCACGCTCGCCAATGTCGTTCCGGTTCTTTGACCCCGGAAGTGCGATTCCCCCATGCGCACGCTTTATGGCTCGCATGGAATTGATGGCGGAGCCTCGCACGCGCTAGCACGCGGCAATGGGTACCGACCGAGCCGCCGAGGGCGCATGCCTGAGCGAGCCCGAGCTGCTCGCGTGGCTGACGCTGTCGCTGTGCATCGATGGGCGCCCCGGTGCGTGGCTCCGACTGGCGGATGCGTACGGCGGAGCCGCCGAGGTGGTTGCGGCCGATGACGAGCAGCTGGCGACGAGCGGCGCATCGCCGGCGGCGATCGCACTGCTGCGGGACGCTGCATCACGCTCCGCAAAGGTGCTCGAGACGTGCCGGCGTCTCGCGATCGAGATCGCTCCAAGGGGCTCTCCTGGCTACCCGGAAATCCTCGCCGGCATCCCCGACCCGCCGATCGTGCTGTTCTTTCGCGGCGCTCCTCCATCGAAGCTGTCGGACGGCAGGGAGGCGGACCCCGACGATGAGAACGCAGCGCTGGTCTCGGTCGCAATCGTCGGGGCACGCCGGTGCACCGCATATGGAGAACGAACGGCGCGGCGTCTCGGCCGCGAGGTGGCCGAAGCGGGCATCGTGGTCACGAGCGGGCTCGCGCGCGGGATCGACGGGGCGGCGCACCGCGGTGCACTCGAGGCAGGCCGCACGCTGGCGGTGCTCGCCGGTGGTCTGGACCGGGTCTATCCCGGCGAGCACCGGGAGCTTGCCGACCGCATCGTGGACAAAGGCGGCAGCCTCGTCTCCGAGCAGCCGCCCGGGGCACGACCGCTCGCGTGGCTGTTCCCGTACCGCAACCGCATCATCACCGGCGTTTCGGCTGCGACGGTGGTCGTCGAGGCGAGCCATCGCAGCGGCTCGCTGGCCAGCGTCCGTCACGCGCTGGAGCAGGGCCGCGAGGTCTTCGCGGTTCCCGGTCCGATCGACTCCCCGGCCTGCGAAGGGACCAACCAGCTGCTCGTCGACGGCGCTCCGCCATTTTGCCGGCTGACCGATCTCCGCATCGTTCGCGGACTCTCGAAACGGATCGAACTAACGACCTCTAAACACTTGCACGAAAAGAAGATTTCCCTTGCAACGATGAGCCCCGACGAAGCCTCGCTTCTGACTGCAATCCGCGCCGGTGCCGCCACCCCGGATGAGATCATGACGGCGACCGCGCTTGACGGCACACGAGTTCTGACGTTGTTAACGGCCCTCGAACTGGACGGCCTGGTTCGCCGTGAGGACCATGGACGCTTTCGAGCGACGGTCCGGGGCGTGTGATTTCGTGGCCGTCGCCATCCTTAGACTACCTGACGCCGACACGCAGCCAGACAAGCAGCAAGGAACTACAGAAAAGAGATGCCCGCCAGAAACCTCGTCATCGTCGAGTCGCCCGCCAAGGCCAAGACCCTGGCCCGATACCTTGGGCGCGACTTCCAGGTCGAGGCCTCGGTCGGCCATCTGGTCGATCTCCCCAAGAGCAAGCTCGGCGTCGACGTCGAGAAAGACTTCCTGCCCGACTACGAGGTCATCCGCGGCAAAGCCAAGGTCATCAAGGACCTGAGGGCGGCGGCCAAGGGCAAGGAGCGCATCTACCTGGCGCCCGATCCCGACCGCGAGGGCGAGGCCATCGCGTTCCACATCCGCGAGCACGTCGTCCCGAAGAACTTCAAGGGCGAAGTCCACCGCGTCCTCTTCAACGAGATCACCAAGAGCGCCGTGCAGAAGGCGATCAAGACGCCGAGCCACATCGACACGAGCAAGTTCGAGGCCCAGCAGGCCCGCCGCGTGATCGACCGCCTGGTGGGCTACCAGATCAGCCCGCTCTTGTGGGACAAGGTGCGCCGCGGGCTTTCGGCCGGCCGCGTGCAGTCGGTCGCGGTGAGGCTGCTGGTCGAACGCGAGCGCGAAATCCAGGGATTCGTTTCCGTCGAGTACTGGCAGCTGACCGCCAGGTTGTTTCAGGATGCGGCCAGGGGCGAGCCGCAGATGTTCGACGCGCGGCTCGTCGAAGTCGACGGCAACAAGATCGACACGAGAAACCTGAAAGCGGTCGTCAGCACGAACGGCGACGGTGCTTCGGCCGAAGCGGCCGACAAACGGTTCTTCATCTCCGACGAAGCGCAGGCTCGCGCGCTCGAAGCACGTTTCCGCGCGGCCACCGACTGGCGTGTCACCGACGTCAAGCGCACCGAGCGGCAAAGGCGGCCGGCGCCGCCGTTCATCACGTCGACGCTCCAGCAGGAAGCGTCGCGCAAGCACGGGTTCCAGCCGCGGCGCACGATGTCCGCGGCGCAGCGTCTGTACGAAGGCATCGATCTCGGCGAGGAAGGCACGACCGGCCTGATCACGTACATGCGTACCGATTCGACGCGCGTCTCGCCCGACGCACAGGTCGCGGCGCTTTCGTACGTGAAGGGCGCGTTCGGTGACGCTTTCGCCCCGTCGCAGCCGAACCAGTACAAGAGCAAGAAAAGCGCGCAGGACGCCCACGAAGCG contains the following coding sequences:
- the dprA gene encoding DNA-processing protein DprA — protein: MGTDRAAEGACLSEPELLAWLTLSLCIDGRPGAWLRLADAYGGAAEVVAADDEQLATSGASPAAIALLRDAASRSAKVLETCRRLAIEIAPRGSPGYPEILAGIPDPPIVLFFRGAPPSKLSDGREADPDDENAALVSVAIVGARRCTAYGERTARRLGREVAEAGIVVTSGLARGIDGAAHRGALEAGRTLAVLAGGLDRVYPGEHRELADRIVDKGGSLVSEQPPGARPLAWLFPYRNRIITGVSAATVVVEASHRSGSLASVRHALEQGREVFAVPGPIDSPACEGTNQLLVDGAPPFCRLTDLRIVRGLSKRIELTTSKHLHEKKISLATMSPDEASLLTAIRAGAATPDEIMTATALDGTRVLTLLTALELDGLVRREDHGRFRATVRGV